In Fusarium oxysporum Fo47 chromosome IX, complete sequence, the following proteins share a genomic window:
- a CDS encoding acyl-CoA dehydrogenase/oxidase, which translates to MSSALSMPVPFSEPPWLNGLPSPYYNESHGKWQKACRDFISEHLAPHALQWETEGSVPDHVFETFSKHHMLIPNLPAPLPIAMLKSLGITELAGGLKIEDFDYMHFSIYITEMRRMGIGGPASSLSTGMAYGMPPIITYGSAELQKRLLPDLIKGKKRICIAITEPDAGSDVANITTTAERSPCGKFYIVNGEKKWITNGIWSHYATMAVRTGGPGASGVTMRRMKTSGGTTSGTTFIDLEDVKVPIENLIGQEGQGMKMITRNFNHERLAISIGVVSSARAALSAAFAYVLKREAFGKPLMDQPVVRNRLARAGAELESISAWTEQLVYQLSNLEGPDMRQSLGGLVALAKAKAGLVIDECARCAVLLFGGNGYTRTGQGELVEKIYREVPAARIPGGTEDVMFDLAIRQLVKAYQSKTKALNAAKL; encoded by the exons ATGAGCTCAGCGCTATCCATGCCAGTGCCATTCTCTGAACCCCCTTGGCTCAACGGTCTGCCATCACCTTACTACAACGAATCTCACGGGAAATGGCAGAAAGCATGCCGAGACTTCATCTCAGAGCACTTGGCACCACATGCACTACAATGGGAGACCGAAGGAAGCGTCCCTGATCATGTCTTTGAGACCTTTTCCAAGCACCATATGCTCATTCCCAATTTGCCCGCACCACTGCCAATTGCCATGCTAAAGAGTCTCGGCATCACTGAGCTCGCAGGGGGTCTCAAGATTGAAGATTTCGATTACATGCACTTCTCCATCTACATCACTGAAATGCGCAGGATGGGCATTGGTGGTCCGGCTTCTTCCTTGTCCACTGGCATGGCCTACGGTATGCCTCCTATCATCACATATGGTAGCGCGGAGCTGCAGAAACGGTTACTTCCGGATCTGATcaaggggaagaagaggatctGCATCGCCATCACTGAGCCTGACGCCGGTAGTGACGtggccaatatcaccacAACTGCTGAGAGGAGTCCTTGCGGAAAGTTCTATATCGTGaatggagagaagaagtg GATAACAAACGGCATCTGGTCGCACTATGCTACCATGGCCGTTCGTACAGGAGGCCCAGGAGCTTCAG GAGTCACCATGCGCCGAATGAAAACAAGCGGTGGGACAACAAGCGGCACCACCTTCATTGATCTCGAGGATGTCAAAGTTCCGATTGAGAATTTGATCGGTCAG GAAGGTCAGGGTATGAAGATGATTACTCGGAACTTCAACCACGAGAGACTTGCAATCTCTATTGGTGTTGTCTCCTCAGCCAGAGCAGCTCTTTCAGCAGCTTTCGCATATGTTCTCAAGCGCGAGGCCTTTGGAAAGCCTCTAATGGACCAACCAGTCGTCCGCAATCGCCTAGCCAGGGCTGGCGCAGAACTCGAATCGATCTCAGCCTGGACAGAGCAGTTGGTCTACCAGCTGTCCAACCTTGAGGGCCCAGATATGCGTCAGAGTCTGGGAGGTCTGGTTGCACTGGCGAAAGCCAAAGCGGGGCTAGTCATTGATGAATGTGCTCGCTGTGCAGTTCTGCTCTTTGGAGGTAATGGCTATACCCGTACGGGGCAGGGAGAGCTGGTGGAGAAGATCTATAGAGAGGTACCAGCTGCAAGGATCCCTGGAGGAACTGAAGACGTCATGTTTGATTTGGCTATTCGTCAGCTTGTCAAAGCGTATCAGTCAAAGACGAAGGCACTGAACGCGGCAAAGCTTTAA
- a CDS encoding chaperonin 10-like protein: MASRGIQAARFFSSAAPLLTLPCTSGKTTMKAVVINGDQARLDHSWCLPRQSDDMLLVRPVSVALNPTDWRHIRGCRAKDGCIVGCDYAGVVESVGPAVTKKWKLGDKIFGVAHGANLVNPDDGAFAEVISVIGDLQMRMPDSLSFQQAATLGLGTGTVGQGLFQKSLKLKLPSPSVSAVIKHDEPVLIYGGGSATGALGIQFAKEAGYIVITVCAPDQFEYAKNLGAHFAVDYKDPEAGPKIREYTNNKLRLAWDTISIQDSARICAEALTSCSSANPVYGSLLPTKNPRADVTSIATVFHTTFGRSFNFGGQHMPASKEDYEFGKSFYGLAEQLIAQGRIRPHLGHVGEGGLKGVIDGLAKLEAGKVQGEKLVYNVADTP, translated from the exons ATGGCATCTCGTGGCATACAAGCTGCACGGTTCTTCAGTTCTGCTGCCCCGTTACTAACACTACCCTGCACCAGTGGTAAAACCACCATGAAGGCCGTAGTCATTAATGGCGACCAAGCGCGACTCGACCATAGCTGGTGTTTACCAAGACAATCAGACGACATGCTCCTCGTCCGACCAGTATCCGTGGCACTAAACCCAACAGACTGGAGACACATTCGGGGCTGCAGAGCAAAAGACGGCTGTATCGTAGGCTGCGACTACGCAGGCGTTGTTGAGTCAGTCGGGCCAGCCGTTACCAAAAAATGGAAGTTAGGCGATAAGATATTCGGCGTCGCCCATGGAGCAAATCTTGTCAACCCTGATGATGGCGCCTTTGCCGAGGTGATATCTGTTATTGGAGACTTGCAGATGAGGATGCCGGATTCACTGAGCTTCCAACAAGCTGCGACTTTGGGTCTTGGAACAGGAACTGTTGGACAGGGCCTTTTTCAGAAaagcttgaagctgaagctaCCCAGCCCGTCAGTGTCGGCCGTGATCAAGCATGATGAGCCAGTTCTGATCTACGGCGGCGGTTCTGCGACTGGGGCACTGGGCATTCAGTTTGCCAAAGA AGCTGGATATATAGTCATCACAGTCTGCGCGCCCGACCAATTCGAGTACGCCAAGAACTTAGGCGCACATTTCGCCGTCGACTATAAAGATCCCGAAGCTGGACCCAAGATCCGAGAATACACGAATAACAAGCTGCGACTTGCATGGGACACCATCAGCATCCAGGACTCGGCCCGCATATGTGCTGAAGCTCTTACCAGCTGCTCATCAGCAAACCCTGTATATGGCAGCCTTCTTCCGACCAAGAACCCACGCGCAGACGTGACCTCGATCGCGACAGTGTTTCATACAACTTTTGGTCGGAGCTTCAATTTCGGTGGACAGCATATGCCAGCTAGCAAGGAAGACTATGAGTTCGGCAAGTCATTTTATGGTCTTGCGGAGCAATTGATAGCGCAG GGTCGAATTCGACCGCATCTGGGCCACGTTGGAGAGGGCGGATTGAAAGGTGTGATAGATGGCTTGGCTAAACTGGAGGCCGGCAAGGTCCAGGGCGAGAAACTTGTCTATAATGTTGCAGATACGCCTTAA
- a CDS encoding mitochondrial carrier domain-containing protein: MSLASEDKLANRSLPYSEHLAATLRPFIIGGASGLVATTCIYPIDVIKVRLQLVGQGRSSPSGLFSVTRGIVSQGRLLDLYQGISAGYLRQLVYGTARLGFFYTFEDAFKRRASTQDRDINFVERGVAGLLAGALGSLIGTPTEVALIRMQSDGMKPRAERANYRSVFDALSRITRAEGIRGLWSGTTPTVIRACSTNFGQLTFFSEAKHQLARHTEMSPYTQSLAAAAIAGTFAAILSLPFDFVKTRMQWQNKQIGGGVQYTGFFNCIVMVARTEGLAAFGNGFVPYFFRIAPHAVIMLTVSDYIASMRTQVFSIVHFTRHSLSLLRGRSRRPFSKARTFPVSPALRQIHSHATEYLPSNLPEWTDSQRSVREAISKISAKYTDEYWLERDTEHKFPWELYNDLASNGWLGICLPEEYGGAGLGISEAAVMLQTISESGAGMNGASSVHMNIFGLEPVAKFGTKEQKERWLVPLIQGKERACFGVTEPNTGLDTLRLQSSAIRDGDLYRLKGSKIWISTAQVAEKILILVRTTPLDQVKKPSHGLSLFYTDLDRSAVTVTEIPKMGRSAVDSNTLFFEDWKVPASDMIGKEGEGFKMIMHGMNAERVLVGAEALGIGYAALRRASNYVNERVVFGNPVGKYQGIQHPLAECWMNLESARLMIYLAARLYDQGYVDGEYANAGKYLASESAFKAAERAILSHGGMGYAKEYHVERYLREAMLSRIAPISGEMIKNYIGQKVLGLPKSY, encoded by the exons ATGAGCCTTGCTTCAGAGGATAAGCTGGCTAACAGATCATTACCATACAGCGAGCATCTCGCAGCTACTTTGAGGCCTTTTATCATTGGCGGTGCGTCGGGTCTCGTTGCTACAACATGCATTTACCCTATCGACGTGATCAAAGTGCGACTGCAGCTCGTAGGACAAGGCAGAAGCTCGCCATCGGGCTTGTTCTCCGTTACTAGGGGCATTGTATCGCAGGGCAGGCTATTGGACTTGTATCAGGGAATATCTGCAGGCTACTTACGACAACTCGTCTATGGGACAGCCCGTCTGGGTTTCTTTTACACATTTGAAGATGCGTTCAAAAGGCGAGCATCAACGCAGGATCGAGACATCAATTTTGTGGAGAGAGGGGTAGCGGGGCTCCTGGCTGGTGCCTTAGGATCCTTAATTGGTACCCCAACAGAAGTCGCGTTGATTCGCATGCAGAGTGATGGGATGAAGCCACGAGCCGAACGCGCCAACTACCGTTCGGTTTTCGACGCTCTATCCAGAATCACTCGAGCAGAGGGCATTCGAGGACTCTGGAGTGGTACAACTCCTACAGTCATACGAGCATGCTCAACAAACTTCGGTCAACTGACCTTCTTTTCCGAAGCCAAACATCAGCTAGCCAGACATACCGAAATGTCGCCCTATACGCAGTCTCTTGCAGCCGCGGCAATCGCGGGCACGTTCGCTGCCATCCTAAGCTTACCGTTTGACTTTGTCAAAACACGCATGCAGTGGCAAAACAAGCAGATAGGAGGAGGAGTGCAGTATACTGGTTTCTTTAACTGCATCGTCATGGTTGCAAGAACAGAAGGTTTGGCGGCATTTGGTAACGGTTTTGTGCCGTATTTCTTCAGGATTGCTCCTCATGC GGTCATTATGCTTACAGTATCGGATTACATCGCAAG TATGCGAACTCAAGTATTTTCCATTGTTCACTTCACACGACACTCTCTGTCTCTATTGAGAGGTCGCTCGAGAAGGCCCTTTTCCAAAGCGAGAACTTTCCCCGTCAGCCCAGCCTTGAGACAAATCCACTCCCATGCCACTGAATACCTCCCCAGCAACCTTCCAGAATGGACTGATTCCCAGCGATCTGTCCGTGAGGCTATTTCAAAGATCTCTGCTAAATACACTGACGAGTATTGGCTCGAGAGAGACACGGAACACAAGTTTCCGTGGGAACTTTACAACGACCTAGCCTCCAACGGCTGGTTGGGTATCTGTCTGCCTGAAGAGTatggtggtgctggtctGGGCATCTCGGAGGCTGCTGTTATGCTCCAGACTATTTCAGAATCAGGGGCGGGTATGAACGGAGCATCATCGGTCCACATGAATATCTTTGGCTTGGAACCAGTTGCCAAGTTTGGCACAAAGGAACAGAAGGAACGTTGGCTGGTCCCTCTTATTCAAGGAAAAGAGCGAGCATGTTTCGGTGTCACGGAGCCAAACACAGGACTTGACACCCTGCGTCTACAGTCATCGGCCATAAGAGATGGTGATTTGTATCGCCTAAAGGGGTCCAAGATCTGGATATCCACTGCCCAGGTGGCTGAGAAGATCCTCATTCTCGTCAGAACAACTCCTCTCGACCAGGTCAAGAAGCCGAGCCACGGCCTCTCGCTCTTCTACACCGACCTAGACCGTTCTGCTGTGACTGTCACCGAGATCCCCAAGATGGGTCGCTCAGCAGTTGACAGCAATACTCTTTTCTTTGAAGATTGGAAAGTCCCCGCCAGCGACATGATAGGTAAAGAGGGCGAGGGATTCAAGATGATCATGCATGGAATGAATGCAGAGCGAGTTCTCGTGGGCGCCGAGGCATTGGGAATAGGCTACGCAGCGTTACGACGCGCGAGCAACTACGTCAACGAGCGTGTGGTATTCGGTAATCCAGTTGGCAAGTACCAAGGAATACAGCATCCCTTAGCCGAATGCTGGATGAACCTAGAGAGTGCGCGATTGATGATATATCTCGCCGCGCGTTTGTATGACCAAGGGTATGTGGATGGTGAATATGCAAACGCAGGGAAGTATCTCGCCTCCGAAAGCGCATTCAAGGCAGCTGAGAGAGCCATCTTGTCTCATGGAGGAATGGGTTATGCGAAGGAGTACCATGTTGAGCGGTATCTCAGAGAGGCTATGCTCTCGAGAATTGCACCCATTAGTGGAGAGATGATTAAGAATTACATTGGTCAGAAGGTTCTTGGACTTCCTAAGAGCTACTAG
- a CDS encoding CoA-transferase family III domain-containing protein, whose translation MHRVNIRPCSYAKGITWTARWELSNRPSRVRSVSKQSTTDNAQSPGALTGLKILDISRVLAAPFCTQILADYGADVIKVETVGKGDDTRHWMMPGETEKWKKAAGPMSNYFSAVNRNKRSITLDLKQREGKEILKKLAGNADVLIENFKPGTMDRLGLGYESLQKENPRLIFASISGYGTTGPYANRGGYDPIAAAEAGLLHITGERYGSPVRTGIGMVDMATGLYLHGAILAAVYARDRDGTGQRVDTSLFEAQISLLTNVGLSWLNLGIEAQRWGCQHPSIAPYDAFQTKDAYLVCGATNDAQFVALCKLLGLEDLITDERFATNPKRVENRHLLGPIFNQVFLTRTTKEWISVFDKTGLPFGPINNMERAFEHPQTVARDMISHVRLDAAESGEIRLIGPAVKFSRTRTSLQRAPPRLGEHTSDLLEELGIEKQEAANLKKKGVI comes from the exons ATGCATCGAGTAAACATACGGCCTTGTAGCTATGCCAAGGGCATCACTTGGACCGCACGATGGGAGCTCTCGAATCGGCCGTCGAGAGTGAGGTCGGTTTCCAAACAGAGCACTACAGATAACGCCCAGAGCCCTGGCGCTCTCACAGGGTTGAAGATTCTGGACATTTCCCGAGTGTTGGCA GCTCCATTTTGCACACAAATCCTTGCGGACTATGGTGCAGATGTGATTAAAGTCGAAACAGTTGGTAAAGGA GATGATACCAGACATTGGATGATGCCAGGAGAGACcgagaaatggaagaaagcTGCCGGTCCCATGTCGAATTATTTCTCGGCCGTAAACCGCAACAAGCGATCAATCACCCTTGATTTAAAGCAGCGTGAAGGAAAAGAGATTCTAAAGAAGCTAGCGGGAAATGCAGATGTCTT GATTGAGAACTTCAAACCTGGCACTATGGACCGATTGGGCCTAGGATATGAAAGCCTCCAAAAAGAGAACCCGAGGTTGATATTTGCGAGTATTTCAG GCTATGGCACGACTGGTCCATACGCCAACCGAGGAGGATACGACCCGATAGCAGCAGCGGAAGCAGGCCTTCTTCATATCACTGGCGAAAGGTATGGCTCTCCTGTACGCACTGGAATTGGCATGGTCGACATGGCAACTGGCCTGTATCTCCATGGCGCCATACTCGCTGCTGTTTATGCCCGCGACCGCGATGGGACTGGCCAAAGAGTGGACACGTCACTGTTCGAGGCCCAAATCAGCCTGTTGACCAATGTCGGGCTTTCCTGGCTGAATTTGGGTATCGAGGCACAGCGCTGGGGTTGTCAACATCCTAGTATCGCCCCCTACGACGCTTTTCAGACTAAAGATGCATATCTTGTCTGTGGCGCAACCAACGACGCCCAATTTGTAGCTCTTTGCAAGCTTCTGGGCCTTGAAGATCTAATCACAGATGAACGTTTTGCGACGAATCCTAAGCGAGTGGAAAATCGTCATCTGCTGGGTCCGATCTTCAATCAGGTTTTCCTGACGCGAACGACGAAGGAGTGGATATCTGTGTTTGACAAAACGGGTCTGCCGTTTGGTCCGATTAATAACATGGAACGAGCATTTGAACATCCGCAGACTGTAGCACGGGATATGATATCCCATGTGAGACTGGACGCGGCGGAGTCGGGCGAGATACGACTCATTGGGCCGGCGGTGAAGTTCAGTCGAACGAGGACGAGCTTGCAGCGAGCACCTCCTCGCCTTGGGGAACATACGTCGGACTTGTTAGAGGAGCTGGGTATAGAAAAACAGGAGGCAGCGAActtaaagaagaagggagtCATTTAG
- a CDS encoding fungal-specific transcription factor domain-containing protein — protein MPSPPRAEQDTDRTGNKRKRDDQPPDSSAKRSAPRACLEGVLQDDDGQEDSADNSAAAPIQLPLAPPSNYPQTLPQYIRPLPSHLKPIDIEYLTGKGCLRIPDDELQCELFRLHILYVHPFMPVVDLPDFLLSVARRDGSSQVSLLLFQAIMFAAVVYIDPDYCTERGYENRKAMRKEFFEKVRLLYHLDAEPDRIARLQALLLMTYWYERADDEKDTWHWTGIALSQIHIMGIHRSPEQLDISIKAKRGRKRIWWSCYVRDRLLALGIRRPARIRPDTFNVPNLTVEDLEMGPFNDAVTSFLGNTQITDSATQKGLMLCFVELTKLCVHIGDILFSQYSVLSNDISKADEKITMMVIPKKSAQQMQDMDKCDLKLRGWIQNLESPCRYKADQYQQRPEILQSRSALYLHQALLYMIYLTSTAILHRPQAQRSGDSSEDNINTKRSADKIADAAGGITQVAYDLHQRDQLRFASTSAIPALLSAILIHLNDIGSSRHEARYASIGQFYQCWQAIQYLRDMYASADHVIWFLEAVIQRTHVNIPMLNLTSTSNLTSGQLVQKKQQARKGNAVVEKGSQIPEAGGRMALNASNSLITPETIGTLPISTHSDGATGGESSTGLQMDGGSIETQFFIDPLNDPWTDFDAEANLLQALVHFDADPNFFPVTNIGPQEREILPLQMPT, from the exons ATGCCATCGCCGCCACGAGCTGAGCAAGATACCGATAGGACAGGGAACAAGCGGAAAAGAGACGATCAACCACCTGACTCTTCTGCGAAACGATCTGCTCCCCGGGCCT GTCTTGAAGGCGTATTACAGGACGATGATGGGCAGGAAGACAGCGCCGATAACTCTGCCGCCGCGCCCATTCAGCTACCTCTAGCGCCACCTAGCAACTATCCGCAGACCTTGCCACAATATATTCGGCCTCTTCCCTCGCACCTAAAGCCCATCGATATCGAGTACCTCACAGGCAAAGGCTGCCTGAGGATCCCTGACGATGAGCTCCAATGCGAGTTATTCCGACTCCATATACTATACGTGCATCCTTTCATGCCAGTAGTCGACCTACCGGACTTCCTGTTATCCGTTGCTCGGCGGGATGGCAGCTCGCAAGTTAGCCTCCTTTTGTTCCAGGCTATTATGTTTGCCGCCGTTGTCTACATCGACCCCGACTACTGTACTGAAAGGGGATATGAGAATCGCAAGGCAATGCGGAAAGAATTTTTTGAGAAAGTTCGCCTTCTTTACCATCTCGATGCAGAACCCGATCGTATTGCTCGTCTACAAGCGCTTCTTCTGATGACATACTGGTATGAGAGGGCCGATGACGAAAAGGACACATGGCACTGGACGGGGATAGCGCTGTCGCAAATCCATATCATGGGGATACATCGGAGCCCTGAACAGCTTGATATCAGCATCAAAGCGAAACGTGGACGGAAAAGGATCTGGTGGTCCTGTTACGTACGAGATCGGCTTCTAGCATTGGGAATTCGAAGGCCGGCTCGGATAAGGCCCGACACGTTTAACGTTCCCAACTTAACAGTAGAGGACTTAGAGATGGGCCCCTTCAATGATGCTGTTACAAGCTTTCTTGGGAATACACAGATAACAGACTCTGCAACTCAGAAGGGGCTTATGCTTTGCTTTGTTGAGTTGACAAAACTCTGTGTGCACATCGGAGATATTCTGTTTAGCCAATATTCTGTCTTGAGCAATGATATCTCAAAAGCCGATGAAAAGATCACAATGATGGTCATACCAAAGAAGTCTGCCCAGCAGATGCAAGACATGGACAAGTGCGACCTCAAGTTGCGTGGCTGGATACAGAATCTGGAATCACCTTGTCGTTATAAGGCGGACCAATACCAACAGAGACCGGAAATTCTTCAAAGTCGCTCGGCTTTGTATCTACATCAGGCTCTGTTGTACATGATATACCTCACTTCAACAGCCATCCTTCATCGACCCCAGGCACAACGGTCAGGCGACAGCTCAGAGGATAATATAAACACGAAGAGATCTGCTGACAAGATTGCTGACGCTGCTGGAGGAATCACACAGGTTGCGTATGACTTGCATCAACGAGACCAACTACGCTTCGCGTCTACCTCGGCCATTCCCGCACTTCTATCTGCCATTCTCATACATCTCAACGACATTGGCTCATCTCGACACGAAGCCCGCTATGCCTCCATCGGGCAGTTTTATCAGTGCTGGCAGGCTATTCAGTATCTCAGGGATATGTACGCTTCTGCAGACCATGTCATATGGTTTCTCGAAGCTGTTATCCAGAGAACTCACGTCAACATCCCCATGTTGAACCTCACTTCTACAAGTAATTTGACATCAGGGCAACTTGTGCAAAAAAAGCAGCAGGCCAGGAAAGGAAATGCAGTGGTTGAAAAGGGCAGTCAGATTCCTGAAGCCGGTGGTCGAATGGCGTTGAATGCGTCAAACTCGCTGATCACACCTGAGACAATTGGAACTCTGCCTATCAGTACACACTCCGATGGCGCAACAGGGGGAGAAAGCTCGACAGGGCTACAGATGGATGGCGGCAGTATTGAAACTCAATTCTTCATTGATCCTCTCAATGATCCATGGACTGACTTTGACGCCGAGGCAAACCTTTTGCAAGCCTTGGTTCACTTTGACGCCGATCCAAACTTTTTCCCTGTGACCAATATCGGGCCGCAGGAGAGAGAGATATTGCCCTTACAAA TGCCCACCTGA
- a CDS encoding general substrate transporter, which produces MDREKTNETSLRKASILEGEAIIPRLKPRIIFIIVFLGFGSASMGYASSIIATTLSQPSWYATMKLGTTSDMTALIGATNGGFYAGGAFGSIFSGYFAHRYGRKKSAALAALIILISSALITASYHIAMFITFRVFQGWGSFQMLSTIPMWMAELVPPHRRGMLVQIHPAMINTGYTVASYTGVGFFYYTGGGKDTWRGPLGLAGLFPLLLLLGIYWIPESPRYLLSNDRKEEAWDVLRQLHADPRDPNHLYAKNELDQIERQVHLDNAESAKSISGNYLKIFQRASFRKRFFMTIFLTFAQMSSGALVVNNYGGLIYKSLGFSSSAVLQMQGGYQLCGWVMNTANMFFIDKFPRNKLLCFGFATCGITVIFEAALQKHYLGTTYQPGLIACTAFLFLNVTCFGLFVEGPGFTYIAEIWPTFLRGEGYALGMCSLCVTSIIWLQSAPTAFESIGWKFYIIFIVIDAIAAVVVWFYPDTLGKPLEEIAAVFGDTDMVALVPREDVLKSESDNTA; this is translated from the exons ATGGATCGTGAGAAAACAAACGAGACTAGCCTTCGCAAAGCCTCCATCTTGGAAGGTGAAGCAATTATTCCTCGCCTCAAGCCACGCATCATATTCATAATTGTGTTCCTTGGCTTTGGGTCTGCATCCATGGGCTACGCCTCCTCCATCATCGCCACTACTCTATCCCAGCCCTCGTGGTATGCAACCATGAAACTAGGTACAACGTCAGACATGACTGCACTCATAGGGGCCACCAACGGCGGTTTCTACGCCGGCGGAGCCTTTGGATCAATCTTCAGTGGCTACTTTGCACACAGATATGGGCGCAAGAAGTCTGCTGCACTTGCTGCACTGATCATCCTTATATCAAGTGCTCTTATAACTGCCTCTTATCACATCGCCATGTTCATCACTTTCAGGGTCTTTCAGGGGTGGGGATCGTTTCAGATGCTGTCTACAATTCCTATGTGGATGGCCGAGTTGGTGCCTCCTCACAGAAGAGGCATGCTGGTGCAGATACACCCCGCAATGATCAATACTGGTTACACCGTTGCTTCCTACACCGGTGTCGGGTTCTTCTACTATACTGGTGGTGGTAAAGATACTTGGCGTGGTCCGCTGGGGCTTGCTGGATTGTTTCCTCTGCTACTTCTGCTCGGAATCTACTGGATACCAGAGTCACCTCGATATCTGTTATCCAATGACAGGAAGGAGGAGGCATGGGATGTCCTTCGACAGCTTCACGCAGACCCAAGAGATCCCAACCATCTTTATGCGAAGAATGAGCTAGATCAAATCGAGCGACAAGTCCACCTCGATAACGCAGAGTCCGCAAAGTCAATATCCGGGAACTAcctcaagatcttccaaCGAGCTTCTTTTAGAAAACGTTTCTTTATGACTATTTTCTTGACCTTTGCGCAGATGAGCTCGGGTGCTCTGGTTGTCAACA ATTATGGCGGCCTTATTTACAAGAGCCTCGGATTTAGCAGTTCTGCGGTACTCCAAATGCAGGGTGGCTACCAATTATGTGGATGGGTCATGAACACTGCGAATATGTTTTTTATCGACAAATTCCCACGAAACAAGCTGCTGTGCTTCGGATTCGCCACCTGCGGAATTACCGTCATTTTCGAAGCTGCCCTCCAGAAACATTACCTCGGAACGACTTATCAGCCAGGATTGATTGCATGCACAGCGTTCCTCTTCCTGAACGTTACTTGTTTTGGTCTGTTTGTAGAAGGCCCTGGTTTCACTTACATTGCGGAGATTTGGCCAACATTTCTTCGGGGTGAGGGTTATGCTCTTGGTATGTGTAGTCTATGTGTGACGAGCATTATCTGGCTACAGTCAGCACCCACTGCCTTTGAATCGATCGGTTGGAAATtctatattatttttattgTTATTGATGCTATTGCTGCGGTTGTTGTATGGTTTTATCCTGATACACTGGGAAAGCCTCTTGAAGAAATTGCGGCGGTCTTTGGAGATACAGATATGGTGGCTCTGGTGCCTCGAGAAGATGTATTAAAGTCAGAGAGCGATAACACTGCTTGA
- a CDS encoding Alpha/Beta hydrolase protein encodes MSRLQYDPEFYELGATAMEAQKHVFPVGDVESRRKRIEEFIRGPGAQQALPENVEMQVHSAEASDGFKVKILHFRQRNSDLERRGPGIVHIHGGGYTCSSASDYSATLAAYVSATGVPMLSVDYRLAPEHLFPIPLEDCWSALLHVQKNVSALGLDPTRIAIMGESAGGGLAAALAILARDRQLSPPLAKQILIYPMLDDRTEKDTTGGLAIFGYQDILTGWMSYLGDLYKTDKVPPVAAPARLEDFEGLAPLYLDCGGLDMFLREDVAYAQRFIEADIPTELHIYEGVPHAFQRFAPTSAVVKRAFANRLAACKSF; translated from the coding sequence ATGTCTCGTCTTCAATACGACCCTGAGTTTTATGAGCTAGGTGCTACTGCAATGGAAGCACAAAAGCATGTCTTTCCAGTTGGTGACGTGGAAAGTAGGAGAAAAAGAATAGAAGAATTCATTCGGGGACCAGGCGCTCAACAAGCATTACCAGAGAATGTCGAGATGCAGGTCCATTCCGCTGAAGCGTCAGATGGGTTCAAAGTGAAGATCCTGCACTTTCGGCAGAGGAATAGTGACCTTGAACGGCGCGGGCCTGGTATCGTTCATATTCACGGGGGAGGATACACATGTTCTAGCGCAAGCGACTATTCCGCAACACTAGCAGCCTACGTCTCTGCCACTGGGGTCCCCATGCTATCGGTTGACTACCGACTCGCTCCCGAACACCTTTTTCCCATCCCGCTGGAGGACTGCTGGTCTGCTTTACTCCATGTCCAGAAAAATGTCTCTGCACTCGGCCTTGACCCAACGCGTATCGCTATCATGGGTGAAAGCGCGGGAGGTGGACTGGCAGCAGCTTTGGCCATCCTTGCTAGGGACAGGCAGTTATCTCCTCCCCTAGCGAAACAGATTCTCATCTATCCTATGCTTGACGATCGCACTGAGAAGGATACGACTGGCGGTCTCGCTATTTTCGGCTACCAAGATATCTTGACGGGTTGGATGTCATACCTGGGAGACCTTTACAAAACCGACAAAGTGCCACCAGTCGCCGCTCCGGCACGTCTAGAGGACTTCGAGGGGCTTGCTCCTCTGTATCTCGATTGTGGTGGGCTTGATATGTTTCTCCGAGAGGATGTTGCTTATGCTCAGCGGTTTATCGAGGCGGATATTCCTACCGAGCTTCACATTTATGAGGGTGTTCCGCATGCTTTCCAGCGGTTTGCACCTACTTCTGCTGTTGTAAAAAGGGCTTTTGCTAACCGCCTTGCCGCGTGCAAGAGCTTTTGA